From the genome of Oncorhynchus masou masou isolate Uvic2021 chromosome 15, UVic_Omas_1.1, whole genome shotgun sequence:
TTCAATGAGAAGCTGTTCCCTCTGTTCGGCACGACGGAGATCATTAAGGACCTGGTGATCAAGTCCCCTGGGAGCAAGGCCTATtgcctctgtccctccctgtgcCTGTGGGGCTGAACTGTCCCTCTTAACACAATCCCTCCACCCTATGATTACCCTCTCACCACTCCTGTAGAGTAATCAGAACCTTCGTTACTGTAAGGAACTAGACCATCATGATATTGGATAGCTATGTGACCACTGATGCTGCTGCTTCTATGTGATTCCTTCTGCCTCTTCCTTACTCCAGTTATGCTATGCACTCACATGCTCTGTATTTTCGTACATTTGAAAGAATACTGTAGTATTATTGTAATCTATTGTGAAATATTAATCCTGCAATAACAACGCACTTTCCGTGATGAATAAATATACGAAACTCAAAGGTTCTACTTTTAGTGCTGTGTTTTATTGAAGTCTTTCAAATTTGATCATGTTATTGAAGAACACTGTGATCTGaaaaaaaataacacaataacTATTTCATACTGAACTGTACAATGCCATAAGGTAATCCTGTTATGAAGCTTAGAAGTTCGAGATTTGTTTACTTACCAAGTGGGGGGTGTTGATGAGAAGACCTcgtccttctccttctccttctcctcctcctcctcctcatcatagACCACTATGACAGCACAAAAATACCAGGTATCATTTGAATTGAACTTAAAGCCAAATAAAGAACAGAGTCCCAGAATTGACATACAAATAGTTTCTGATTAATATTTATTTGCTTGCCATTCTCTCGACAATAACATAATTTTCTCATATCTCAATTACTTACATGTCAAATGCTGTCCAGAAATGAAGAGGGGGCCCTGCCCAGAGCGAAGGTTGAAGATGACAGGTGGGATGAGCTCAAACCCACTGAAACTGACCATAGGCTGGCACATAGGGTGAAGTGTGGCAATGGGCACTGGCTTGCAGCATTCCCCAACTCTGTCCTGTACCTCCACCACATGCATCTCCTTACTGGCCTCTGCACTCAGACACATCTATACACAAGGGGAGCAGAAATTAGGGGTTGGGCTGTCATTGGACTATGTTAATTGTTGTGTCACGGACTAAGTCAAAGTGATCTCTGCTAATGGGGTGTGTGGAGATGGACTAAAGACTTGAACAGACTGACCGTTCGGATAAAGAACTGATGCTCCAACAAATCCTCCGCTATTTCAAACACTGCCTTTCTCTGGGTGTCATTCAGCTCACAGCCTagtcagaggagagaggagaccctGGGTTTACAATACATTGTTGTGCATCTAGGTCACCAATTTCAAACCATCTCAAAGTGGCATTAACCTCAGTTACATACCCCAGAGCACACAGACAGTGTCAGAAAGGGAGAGATCCATGGAGATGAAGTGGAGTGGAGTTATCCTCTTAATATTCTGCAATCCTATGCctcttctctccctgctttattGATAAATAAATCAGGGTTTTTGATTGTGTCAGTGTTTCTGGTTTGGGTGTTGATAAAGTGGTCTATGGAGGTCACCAAATTCAATTAGAACTCAAACGTAAATTGTAACTCACCTCACTGAACAAGACAACAAAACAATTCTCGCATTAAAATCTGTCCTGGCCTGGGTCGTGCTAATCAGGTTTTAATCACAGCGCATTCGACTCTCATTGGCCAGGAAAACAAATGCGTGTACCCACGGATGGTGAATCAAACCAgagttgtgtgtgtttaatgttttTTGCACAAAACATAAACAGATCTGTTTAGGGCATTTGACATTAAATAAAAATCCATATTTAAAAGAAAACCGTAGATAAAATATGTTTATACAGATTCACGGGTTAAAATATGGCTTCCTTTATTATGTGCCGACAGGCATTATGTCATCGATACGCGACGACGAGAGAATCAAGTTTGTTGTCAAGTTGGACGTTTTTCTGGATAAGAGATGACTTCCATTAAAAAGGCGTTAAAAACCAATTTTGGGTTCGATAAGTTCCGATCCCAGAAGCAGGAGGACGTTGTTGCAGCAGTTGTTAAAGGTGAGACCATAATAGACATGTTGAACTTACAATAACTTACCTATGAACGGCTCGTTGGCCGTTACCTACTACTAGCTAGCATGATCAGTTATTGTCATGAAACATATCTGAGTAATGCCATTGCCCAAATCGGATTGTCGATGGAATATTGTAAATTACTGCCCCTGTTGTGTGCAGGTGGCAGGGATTTTTTTGTTTGCATGCCCACCGAGGCAGGGAAGTCCCACTGCTACCAGCTTCCTGTAGTGTTGGCTAAGGGTATTACCTTGGTCATATCCCCTCTTATCGCTCTCATCCAGGTCAGTCTCTCTTCTTtagtattttcttctgttgtgtAATTTGTCCTGATTACATGATTGATTCTGATATAGACTGAGCTATCCTTAACTGCATAGCTAGCTGTAGGTTTCTTCAATGATGATCCCTTTCTCTGTATCCACCATAACAGGACCAAGTGGACCACCTAAGGGACCTGAACATTCCTGCATGCTCCATCAACTCCAAGCTCCCTGCAGGGGAGCGCCGTCTGATCCTGGCCGATCTGGAGAGTGAGAGCCCCAGGTTGAAGCTGCTTTACATCACCCCAGAGATGGTGGCCTCCTCTGCCTTCCAGCCCTGCCTTGCAGGCCTACTCTCCCggagcctcctctcctacctggCTGTGGACGAGGCTCACTGTGTCTCCCCTTGGGGGCATGACTTCAGACCAGACTACCTCAAACTGGGCAGTTTGCGTGCCCGTCTGCCCGGGGTACCCTGCGTGGCGCTGACAGCCACGGCACCCCAGAAGGTGCAGGAGGACATAGCAAAGTCCCTGAGGCTGCGATCACCGCTGTCCTTTGCCACACCTGTGTTTCGCAGTAACCTGCATTATGAGGTGGTGTACAGGGAGCTACTCGAGGACCCCTACAAGCACCTGTATGCCTTCATCAGGGATTCCCTGACCATGGGGGAATGCCCCAAAGGACAGGTTGGTGGACTAGATTCCCCTCTGACTCTCTCTTATATGCAGTATCTCTTCCTACTCTATCTAATGGATGGTGTAATCAATTAGGACTGGGCGATGTGGCCTAAAAATCATAAGTCTATTTTTTATTATGGGCGATTCACGATATATATCTAGATTTAAAGGtcaaatacactgcatttcaaacagtcagcaaTAATGTAATGAATTCAGGGCTTGTGATATTATACCTAGGGTTaatataagccttccacaaccataaaACCCACTAATAATGtaattattttatcaaaatagtttaacCTTCTATTTTGCAATATTCACTGATCTGGCTGAAAATGCCCGTTTTGTAACAAACTGAACATAAATGTACCAGAATCAGTGTTCATTGATTCTCTGGTTTTAGTAGTGTCTCCTCTGCATGCAATTTGAGGAGTTGAAAGGTTAACTTCtcctctattacagtaaaatcATGGATGGTGTAATCAGGGTAATGTATTTCGGTGTCCTTATGACCGATTCTGTTGGAACAAACCTTAATTGCAAATAGAGAGTTGAAACCACTTATCAGGGAGGAAGTGATCTGTCATctgtcatctgtgtgtgtgtgtgtgcgtgcatagaAGGAGCAAAGGAGACAAGACCAAAAAGACATGAGAAAAAGCAGACGTAAACGGTCATAAAATACAAAAGGTGATTGTTgcgatacaggcatttggaaaatTGCACTAAAACATAAATTCAAATGAATTCAATATGTCATCCAGCCTTATAATCAGTGCATGGTACTTAGTTTGGGATATTTATCTGTATGTCTTTCCTCAGGGTTGTGGACTTGTGTACTGTCGGACCAGAGATGGCTGTGAGACGGTGGCTTACCAACTGACTAAGCTGGGAGTCCTGGCCAAGCCTTACCATGCAGGTGAGACATTCCTCAAGGGCTTACAAACATTGTGGGGTAGAATAGTAAATGGTAAAGTTTAATAAAGACAAGAATCAAGCAGATTATTTTATTGATGGAGAGACGAGACATAACAAAGTGGGCGGCATGACACTTGACCTTTAACTCCTGCTTGTGTAGGGTTGAAGGCAGGAG
Proteins encoded in this window:
- the LOC135555414 gene encoding nucleoplasmin-like isoform X2; its protein translation is MDLSLSDTVCVLWGCELNDTQRKAVFEIAEDLLEHQFFIRTMCLSAEASKEMHVVEVQDRVGECCKPVPIATLHPMCQPMVSFSGFELIPPVIFNLRSGQGPLFISGQHLTLVYDEEEEEEKEKEKDEVFSSTPPT
- the LOC135555414 gene encoding nucleoplasmin-like isoform X1 yields the protein MDLSLSDTVCVLWGCELNDTQRKAVFEIAEDLLEHQFFIRTMCLSAEASKEMHVVEVQDRVGECCKPVPIATLHPMCQPMVSFSGFELIPPVIFNLRSGQGPLFISGQHLTLVYDEEEEEEKEKEKDEVFSSTPPTW